From Vreelandella neptunia, the proteins below share one genomic window:
- the purL gene encoding phosphoribosylformylglycinamidine synthase, translating into MLELRGAPALSAFRHARLLTVLRERVPEVEALSAHYVHFIDVHSHDRRDELDDAAHERLVQLLDYGTHSNVEVPERAQRFLVVPRLGTQSPWSSKATDIAHNCGLRQISRIERGIDYRVSFTAMPDEESLGALAALLHDRMTETVLADASDAAKLFTQHEPAPLGSVDILEGGSDALATANQALGLALAEDEIDYLVDAFNELGRNPSDVELMMFAQANSEHCRHKIFNADWVVDGELQSHSLFKMIKNTFASSPDNVLSAYSDNAAVIKGSQAGRFFATPLTGADDERALYATHQEPIHILMKVETHNHPTAIAPFPGAATGSGGEIRDEGATGIGGKPKAGLSGYTVSNLRIPEFVQPWEAFDYGKPERMQSALNIMLDGPIGGAAFNNEFGRPNLTGYFRTYEQESLNEGGIERRGFHKPIMLAGGYGNIRAHHVQKGDIPVGGKLIVMGGPAMLIGLGGGAASSMSSGTSSADLDFASVQRENPEIERRAQEVIDRCWALGDHNPIRFIHDVGAGGLSNALPELVKDGNRGGRFDLRAVPNAEPGMSPLEIWCNEAQERYVLAVAPEDLDTFDALCKRERCPYAVVGEALEAHHLEVRDGHFDSKPVDLPMSVLFGKAPKMQREFERHDPELSGVMLDNLDLREALDRVLRLPTVASKSFLITIGDRSITGQVARDQMVGPWQVPVADVAVTTASFDTHTGEAMAMGERPPVALINPAASARLAVAEAITNLAAAPIAKLSDIKLSANWMSAADHPGENQALYDAVYAVGMEMCPALGIAIPVGKDSMSMRTSWVDEKEEGEHEDKSVTSPLSLVVTGFAPVTNALATLTPQINLDQDESDLILIDLGNGQNRLGGSALAQVYGQVGNDCPDVDDPEDIKAFFEVIQGLNRDGKLLAYHDRSDGGLLVTLLEMAFAAHAGLEIKLDWMIDEPVEALNALFSEELGAVIQVNREHTEEVLAQFAVAGIETCGVIARPRYDDQVRVTLFEEPLLETTRQLTQRTWAETSYRMQALRDNPECAKNEYDNLLDIRDPGLSVTPTFDINEDISAPFVNTAKPAMAVLREQGVNGQVEMAWAFDKAGFEAVDVHMSDILEGRVSLEEFKGLVACGGFSYGDVLGAGGGWAKSVLFNERAQEQFAAFFAREDSFSLGVCNGCQMLSQLKSLIPGAENWPTFVRNESEQFEARVSMVRVEKSPSILLAGMEGSQLPIAVAHGEGQAEFRDSAHLRSMQSSNQIALRYIDNYGQATTRYPANPNGSPAGITGLTTPDGRVTIMMPHPERVARAVTNSWRPAEWTEDGAWLRLFRNARVWLN; encoded by the coding sequence ATGCTCGAACTGCGAGGCGCGCCCGCCCTTTCTGCCTTCCGTCATGCTCGGCTGTTAACGGTGCTGCGTGAACGTGTTCCCGAGGTGGAAGCGCTGTCTGCCCACTATGTTCATTTTATCGATGTTCACTCCCATGACCGCCGCGACGAGTTAGATGACGCTGCCCACGAACGTTTGGTGCAGTTACTGGATTACGGTACTCACTCAAACGTAGAGGTTCCTGAGCGTGCTCAGCGCTTTTTGGTGGTGCCGCGTCTAGGTACCCAGTCGCCCTGGTCGTCGAAAGCCACCGATATCGCCCACAACTGTGGCTTGCGCCAAATTAGCCGCATCGAGCGCGGCATCGATTACCGGGTCAGCTTCACCGCTATGCCGGACGAAGAGAGTTTGGGCGCGCTGGCTGCACTGCTGCACGACCGTATGACCGAAACCGTGCTAGCCGATGCCTCGGACGCCGCTAAGCTGTTTACCCAGCACGAGCCGGCACCGCTGGGCAGTGTAGATATTCTTGAGGGTGGTAGTGACGCGCTGGCAACGGCCAACCAGGCGCTGGGGCTGGCGCTGGCAGAAGATGAAATCGACTATCTTGTCGATGCTTTCAATGAGCTGGGGCGTAACCCCAGCGACGTTGAACTGATGATGTTTGCTCAGGCCAACTCTGAACACTGCCGCCACAAAATCTTCAACGCCGATTGGGTGGTCGACGGCGAGCTGCAGAGCCACTCGCTGTTTAAGATGATTAAGAATACCTTTGCATCGTCGCCGGACAACGTGCTCTCGGCTTACAGCGACAACGCTGCGGTCATTAAGGGCAGCCAAGCCGGACGCTTCTTTGCCACGCCATTAACCGGCGCTGATGACGAGCGTGCACTCTACGCCACTCATCAGGAACCCATTCATATCCTGATGAAAGTGGAAACCCACAACCACCCCACCGCGATTGCCCCTTTCCCGGGGGCGGCGACCGGCTCCGGTGGTGAAATCCGTGACGAAGGTGCTACCGGCATTGGCGGCAAGCCTAAAGCGGGCCTTTCAGGCTATACCGTTTCCAATCTACGCATCCCTGAGTTCGTACAGCCCTGGGAGGCGTTTGATTACGGCAAGCCCGAGCGGATGCAGTCGGCGCTCAATATTATGCTCGATGGCCCCATCGGGGGCGCTGCGTTTAATAATGAGTTTGGTCGACCCAATTTAACCGGCTACTTCCGCACCTACGAGCAGGAGTCGCTTAACGAGGGCGGCATTGAGCGTCGCGGCTTCCATAAGCCTATTATGCTCGCCGGCGGTTACGGCAATATTCGCGCCCACCATGTTCAGAAGGGCGATATCCCCGTCGGCGGCAAGCTGATTGTGATGGGTGGCCCGGCGATGTTGATTGGCTTGGGCGGCGGGGCAGCCTCCAGCATGTCATCCGGCACATCCAGCGCCGATTTGGATTTTGCTTCGGTACAGCGTGAGAATCCTGAGATTGAACGCCGTGCTCAAGAAGTGATCGACCGCTGCTGGGCGCTGGGTGATCATAACCCGATCCGCTTTATCCACGATGTGGGCGCGGGTGGGCTTTCCAATGCGCTGCCGGAGCTGGTCAAAGACGGTAACCGTGGCGGCCGCTTTGATCTGCGCGCAGTACCTAACGCGGAGCCGGGCATGAGCCCGCTGGAGATCTGGTGTAACGAAGCGCAAGAGCGCTACGTACTTGCGGTTGCACCCGAGGATTTGGACACCTTTGACGCGCTTTGTAAGCGCGAGCGCTGCCCCTATGCGGTCGTCGGCGAAGCGCTGGAAGCACACCATCTTGAAGTGCGCGACGGCCACTTTGACAGCAAACCGGTGGATTTGCCGATGAGTGTACTGTTTGGCAAAGCGCCCAAGATGCAGCGCGAATTTGAGCGTCACGACCCTGAGCTTTCCGGTGTAATGCTGGATAACCTTGACTTGCGTGAAGCGCTGGATCGGGTGCTGCGTCTGCCCACAGTGGCCTCCAAAAGCTTCCTGATCACCATTGGCGATCGCTCGATCACCGGCCAGGTGGCTCGCGACCAGATGGTTGGCCCCTGGCAGGTGCCGGTAGCCGATGTGGCGGTGACCACGGCAAGCTTTGATACCCACACCGGTGAAGCCATGGCCATGGGGGAGCGTCCGCCGGTCGCCTTGATCAACCCTGCGGCCAGCGCTCGCTTAGCGGTTGCCGAAGCGATTACCAATTTGGCGGCAGCACCGATTGCCAAACTGAGCGATATCAAGCTCTCCGCTAACTGGATGAGCGCGGCGGATCACCCAGGTGAAAATCAGGCCCTTTACGATGCGGTATATGCGGTAGGTATGGAAATGTGCCCGGCGCTGGGCATTGCGATTCCGGTGGGCAAAGACTCCATGTCGATGCGCACTTCCTGGGTCGATGAGAAAGAGGAGGGTGAACACGAAGACAAAAGCGTCACCTCGCCGCTTTCGCTAGTGGTGACCGGTTTTGCCCCTGTGACCAACGCCCTGGCGACGCTCACGCCGCAGATCAATCTGGATCAAGACGAGTCGGATTTGATTTTGATCGACCTGGGCAACGGTCAGAATCGGTTGGGTGGCTCCGCTTTGGCCCAGGTGTATGGCCAGGTGGGCAATGACTGCCCTGATGTGGACGACCCGGAAGATATCAAAGCGTTCTTCGAAGTTATTCAGGGTTTGAACCGCGACGGCAAGCTGCTGGCGTATCATGACCGTAGCGACGGCGGCCTGCTGGTAACGCTGCTGGAAATGGCCTTTGCTGCCCACGCAGGGCTTGAGATCAAGCTCGACTGGATGATCGACGAGCCAGTGGAGGCGTTGAACGCGCTATTCTCGGAAGAGCTGGGTGCCGTGATTCAGGTCAATCGTGAACACACTGAAGAAGTGCTGGCGCAGTTTGCCGTGGCAGGTATCGAAACCTGCGGCGTTATCGCCCGCCCGCGTTACGATGACCAAGTGCGCGTCACACTGTTTGAAGAGCCCTTGCTGGAAACCACCCGCCAGCTTACCCAGCGTACCTGGGCAGAAACCAGTTACCGTATGCAGGCGCTGCGCGACAACCCCGAATGCGCCAAGAACGAATACGACAATCTGCTCGATATCCGCGACCCGGGGCTATCTGTCACGCCCACCTTCGATATTAATGAAGATATCAGCGCGCCATTCGTTAACACTGCCAAGCCTGCCATGGCCGTGCTACGTGAGCAGGGCGTCAATGGCCAGGTAGAAATGGCCTGGGCTTTCGATAAGGCCGGGTTTGAGGCAGTGGATGTGCATATGAGCGACATCCTGGAAGGACGCGTTTCGCTGGAAGAGTTCAAAGGGCTGGTGGCCTGCGGTGGCTTCTCCTACGGCGACGTGCTGGGCGCAGGCGGTGGCTGGGCCAAGTCGGTGCTGTTTAATGAGCGCGCCCAGGAGCAGTTTGCGGCCTTCTTCGCCCGTGAAGATAGTTTCTCGCTGGGCGTATGTAACGGTTGCCAAATGCTCTCGCAGTTGAAGTCGCTAATTCCTGGCGCTGAAAACTGGCCGACTTTTGTGCGCAACGAATCCGAGCAGTTTGAGGCGCGGGTTTCGATGGTGCGGGTTGAAAAGAGTCCCTCGATTCTGCTGGCCGGTATGGAAGGCTCTCAGTTGCCTATCGCCGTTGCTCATGGTGAAGGGCAGGCGGAGTTCCGCGACAGCGCTCATCTGCGCAGCATGCAGTCGAGTAACCAAATCGCCCTGCGCTACATCGATAACTACGGCCAGGCGACCACGCGCTACCCGGCAAACCCTAACGGCTCGCCTGCGGGCATTACCGGCCTGACCACGCCGGATGGCCGGGTGACCATTATGATGCCCCACCCCGAGCGCGTTGCTCGAGCGGTCACCAACTCCTGGCGCCCGGCAGAGTGGACTGAAGATGGCGCCTGGCTGCGGCTATTCCGCAACGCTCGGGTGTGGCTCAACTGA
- the mltF gene encoding membrane-bound lytic murein transglycosylase MltF yields the protein MLTLICRHFVACASAYYALIAITLLTLVPTLSLVPPGEHLTQITAKDFITVHTRNTPTTYYEGRQGPTGFEYELMHRFADYLGVSLNLNARHHPESVLPAVRESGDLGAAALPLLPNPPGVYYTRPIIKMQPLVVYRRGLNGISEPSDLVGLELGTLSEAGTSEALRDLQHRHPTLSWKESHELEVAELLARVENGTLDAAVIFEHQFRLNRLFFPNVERGFILGDPLSMTWAVPSGRGLGLLEAANRFLQDLQESGTLDQLVSRYFGHDDYLEYVGTRTFLDHLDARLPRYRDQFQQSARETGFDWKLLAAVGYQESHWDPDAVSPTGVRGLMMLTNPTASEMGVSDRTDPVQSIDGGARYLRSIKDRLPESITGDDRLFMAMAAYNVGLGHLYDARKIAEMRGGNPDSWVDVRAALPLLQQREWHSQTRHGYARGGEPVIYVRNIRRYYEMIEYVERSRQQFFQLEQTPVNDDPLLLFELVPPLN from the coding sequence ATGCTGACGTTGATTTGCCGACATTTTGTAGCCTGCGCCAGCGCTTATTATGCGCTGATCGCTATTACGCTGCTGACTTTGGTACCGACTCTCTCCCTGGTTCCTCCCGGCGAGCATCTGACGCAGATCACTGCAAAAGATTTTATTACCGTTCATACCCGTAACACCCCTACTACTTATTACGAAGGTCGCCAAGGCCCTACCGGCTTTGAGTACGAGCTAATGCACCGCTTTGCCGACTACCTTGGGGTCAGCCTTAACCTTAACGCCCGCCATCACCCTGAAAGCGTGCTGCCGGCGGTACGTGAGAGCGGCGACCTGGGCGCGGCTGCACTCCCCCTGCTGCCCAATCCCCCTGGCGTTTACTACACCCGCCCGATTATCAAAATGCAGCCGCTGGTGGTATACCGGCGCGGCCTTAATGGTATTAGTGAACCGAGCGACCTGGTCGGCCTGGAGCTTGGTACGCTTAGCGAAGCGGGCACCAGCGAAGCACTGCGCGATCTGCAGCATCGCCACCCGACGTTGAGCTGGAAAGAGTCCCATGAGCTGGAGGTCGCTGAACTACTGGCCCGGGTTGAGAACGGCACCCTGGACGCAGCGGTTATTTTTGAACACCAGTTCCGCTTGAACCGGCTGTTTTTCCCTAACGTAGAGCGTGGTTTTATTCTCGGCGACCCGCTCTCCATGACGTGGGCCGTGCCCAGTGGTCGCGGTTTGGGTTTACTCGAAGCGGCTAACCGTTTCCTCCAAGACCTGCAGGAGAGCGGCACGCTAGACCAACTAGTCAGCCGCTACTTTGGCCATGACGACTATTTAGAGTATGTCGGCACCCGTACCTTTCTTGATCACCTGGATGCACGTTTGCCCCGCTACAGGGATCAGTTCCAGCAGTCTGCCCGCGAAACGGGGTTTGATTGGAAGTTACTCGCTGCCGTGGGCTACCAGGAGTCTCACTGGGATCCGGATGCAGTCTCGCCAACCGGGGTGCGCGGTTTGATGATGCTGACCAACCCCACCGCAAGCGAGATGGGCGTCAGTGACCGTACCGATCCGGTTCAGAGCATTGATGGCGGTGCCCGCTATTTACGCAGCATCAAGGATCGCCTACCAGAAAGCATCACCGGTGACGACCGCCTGTTTATGGCCATGGCTGCCTATAATGTGGGCCTTGGTCATTTATACGATGCTCGCAAGATTGCTGAAATGCGCGGCGGCAACCCCGACAGCTGGGTGGATGTGCGCGCTGCGCTGCCCCTGTTACAGCAGCGTGAATGGCATAGCCAGACGCGTCACGGCTACGCCAGAGGTGGCGAGCCGGTGATATACGTTCGCAATATCCGCCGCTACTACGAGATGATTGAGTATGTTGAGCGTAGCCGCCAGCAGTTTTTCCAACTAGAACAAACGCCTGTCAACGATGATCCGCTGCTATTGTTCGAGCTTGTGCCGCCGCTTAATTAA
- a CDS encoding diguanylate cyclase domain-containing protein, with amino-acid sequence MPFPIARAAHWLPIIAAFCAVTLVALHPNISSIALMLVALAQLSTLSGYRWLTYLLCSSAIGLLLPGFISYLTPENWVTTANWQALVSWAHPATFESFRAPLLMTLALQLSALSILLHQRARLGAPLLLVATLLLIGLQLAASSQAFTPLLRYEADWPSLLTLGIVLLGQYLQSVQHWRDKHCLTKALWPACGLLVAVLLLWEKLHNEAEQTLYQQVEARALQATHQLSQEIETHLNAMRGFARIWQLQTTLPTSQQWTDQAAGYRQDFTYLINIAFITPDSVIRHVYPINTPNLSLLGRRLFDVQPAGRNVLEPALRGQQEGSTDVIELLQGDPGVIHYFPVLNAQGVPLGAAAMAVSFPMFAETLFAQLPAEEGAVRWHDGTKLLAHHGDATLPGPWAYDYPVNLLDKTLTLSYQPRWEYLVSQLSRLPTISLVTGLILTYLLYLVLYTFQRLGQQHSAMQNSNIHLQQEIHQRSKLQQEVEWLARHDELTGIANRRHFLEQVEALQGVRPISLVLFDIDYFKRINDQLGHLVGDEHLLFFAQLGKSHIEQYGGIFARYGGEEFVAWLPSHHQPSAFQVADELRQKLAASSLSHADGKPLTLSAGIVTISHPENVDLARMMQAADEALYRAKHNGRNRVECGERNTTEGA; translated from the coding sequence ATGCCTTTTCCCATTGCTCGTGCTGCACATTGGCTACCGATTATTGCTGCCTTTTGTGCCGTTACACTTGTAGCGCTTCATCCTAATATTAGCTCTATCGCGCTGATGCTTGTGGCGCTAGCCCAGCTGAGTACGCTGAGTGGTTATCGTTGGCTCACCTACCTGCTGTGCAGTAGCGCTATTGGTTTACTGTTGCCAGGGTTTATAAGCTACTTAACCCCGGAAAACTGGGTTACCACCGCTAACTGGCAAGCACTGGTCTCCTGGGCGCATCCCGCCACGTTTGAAAGTTTCCGCGCGCCGCTACTAATGACCCTGGCTCTTCAACTGAGCGCCTTGTCGATACTGCTCCACCAGCGTGCCCGCTTAGGCGCACCGCTACTGCTGGTCGCAACTCTGCTACTCATTGGTTTACAGCTCGCTGCCAGCAGCCAAGCATTTACCCCCCTGCTGCGCTATGAGGCAGACTGGCCTAGTCTGCTCACCCTGGGCATAGTCCTGCTTGGGCAATATCTGCAGTCAGTTCAACACTGGCGCGACAAACACTGTTTGACCAAAGCTCTTTGGCCAGCCTGTGGGTTGCTCGTTGCGGTACTGCTACTCTGGGAGAAACTGCACAATGAGGCCGAACAAACGCTGTATCAGCAGGTTGAAGCGCGCGCACTGCAAGCGACCCACCAGCTCTCCCAAGAGATTGAGACCCACTTAAATGCCATGCGCGGTTTCGCCCGCATTTGGCAACTACAAACGACGCTACCGACTTCCCAGCAGTGGACGGATCAAGCGGCGGGGTACCGCCAGGACTTTACCTATTTAATCAATATTGCCTTCATCACGCCTGACAGCGTCATACGCCACGTGTACCCCATTAACACGCCCAACTTAAGCCTCTTGGGACGACGCCTTTTTGACGTTCAACCGGCAGGGCGAAACGTGCTTGAACCAGCACTCCGGGGGCAGCAAGAGGGCAGTACCGATGTGATTGAACTGCTCCAGGGTGATCCAGGCGTCATCCACTACTTCCCGGTACTCAATGCGCAGGGCGTCCCTTTAGGCGCAGCGGCGATGGCGGTGAGTTTCCCGATGTTCGCGGAAACGCTGTTTGCCCAACTGCCCGCCGAGGAGGGAGCTGTCCGTTGGCACGACGGAACTAAACTGCTGGCACACCACGGAGACGCTACCCTCCCAGGCCCCTGGGCATACGACTACCCGGTCAATTTATTGGATAAAACGCTTACGCTCTCCTATCAACCGCGCTGGGAATACCTCGTCAGCCAGCTTTCACGCCTGCCTACGATCAGTTTGGTTACTGGGCTAATACTGACGTATTTACTCTATCTCGTGCTGTATACCTTTCAGCGCCTGGGGCAGCAGCACAGCGCCATGCAGAACAGCAACATTCACCTGCAGCAGGAGATACACCAACGCAGTAAGTTGCAGCAGGAGGTCGAATGGCTGGCGCGCCACGATGAGTTAACCGGTATTGCTAACCGACGACACTTTTTAGAACAAGTCGAAGCCTTGCAGGGGGTACGCCCCATCAGTCTTGTATTGTTCGATATCGACTATTTCAAACGAATCAACGATCAATTGGGCCACTTAGTTGGCGACGAGCATTTACTCTTTTTTGCACAACTGGGCAAATCACATATCGAGCAATATGGCGGCATCTTTGCCCGCTATGGTGGAGAGGAGTTTGTTGCCTGGTTACCCAGCCACCACCAGCCATCAGCGTTTCAAGTGGCGGATGAGCTGCGTCAAAAATTGGCTGCCTCAAGCCTCTCACATGCCGACGGCAAGCCACTCACTTTAAGCGCCGGGATCGTGACCATCAGTCACCCTGAAAACGTTGATCTTGCGCGCATGATGCAAGCCGCCGACGAAGCGCTTTACCGCGCCAAGCACAACGGCCGCAACCGCGTCGAGTGCGGTGAACGCAATACCACAGAAGGGGCTTAA
- the tadA gene encoding tRNA adenosine(34) deaminase TadA produces the protein MRSDEFYMHRALDQAHLAAAADEVPVGAVVVDAQGEIIGVGCNAPVASCDPSGHAEVRALREAGQQQGNYRLEGCTLFVTLEPCMMCAGAMIHARLARLVYGAAEPRAGMVESKANLLAQPWFNHQVSVTGGVLASASQKLLKSFFAARRELAGK, from the coding sequence ATGCGCAGCGATGAATTTTACATGCACCGGGCGCTTGACCAAGCCCACTTGGCCGCTGCGGCAGATGAGGTGCCCGTAGGGGCGGTTGTTGTCGATGCGCAGGGGGAAATCATTGGCGTTGGTTGCAATGCCCCGGTGGCCAGCTGCGACCCTAGCGGCCACGCGGAAGTTCGTGCGCTGCGCGAGGCGGGGCAGCAGCAGGGTAACTATCGTCTGGAGGGCTGCACGCTATTTGTTACCTTAGAGCCGTGCATGATGTGCGCAGGGGCGATGATACATGCACGTCTAGCCCGTTTGGTTTACGGTGCTGCTGAGCCTCGGGCGGGAATGGTCGAATCCAAAGCTAACCTGTTGGCGCAGCCGTGGTTTAACCATCAGGTGTCGGTGACTGGCGGGGTGTTGGCATCGGCTTCGCAAAAATTGCTAAAAAGCTTTTTTGCCGCGCGGCGAGAGTTGGCCGGTAAGTAG
- a CDS encoding acyl-CoA thioesterase, which produces MTDALNKLVALLELETLEETLYRGQSQDLGFPQLYGGQVLGQALAAAARTVPIERQPHSQHGYFLRPGDPHRPVVYQVDTIRDGGSFTTRRVTAIQKGRPIFFCSASFQSEEASFSHQRAMPDVPTPEALIESGEAKHDRFPGHPIEFVHLPGNPDHGTPAGQCLWFRLSGTLPDDPALHRHLLSYASDFNLLTTSLIPHGIEYRDPKLRIASLDHALWLHQDTRLDDWLLYVIDSPWAGGARGLARGHIYSRDGRLVSSTAQEGLTRYSQD; this is translated from the coding sequence ATGACAGACGCGCTGAATAAACTGGTAGCGTTACTGGAGCTAGAAACGCTGGAAGAGACGCTATATCGTGGCCAGAGTCAGGATCTAGGCTTTCCTCAGCTCTATGGTGGCCAGGTACTCGGCCAAGCGCTTGCAGCCGCCGCACGCACAGTACCCATTGAGCGCCAACCGCACTCTCAACACGGCTATTTTCTGCGCCCTGGTGACCCCCACCGTCCCGTTGTTTATCAAGTGGATACCATTCGCGATGGCGGCAGCTTCACCACCCGTCGCGTCACCGCCATTCAAAAGGGCCGGCCGATCTTCTTCTGCAGCGCCTCTTTTCAAAGCGAAGAGGCAAGCTTTAGCCATCAGCGCGCCATGCCGGATGTGCCAACACCGGAAGCGTTAATCGAAAGCGGCGAGGCCAAACACGACCGCTTTCCCGGCCACCCCATTGAGTTTGTACATTTACCCGGCAACCCTGACCACGGCACACCTGCAGGCCAATGCTTATGGTTTCGTCTTTCCGGCACGCTGCCAGACGACCCGGCGTTGCACCGCCATCTGCTATCTTATGCTTCTGACTTCAATCTGCTGACCACCAGCCTGATTCCCCATGGCATTGAGTACCGAGACCCCAAGCTGCGCATCGCCAGCCTTGACCATGCCCTGTGGCTCCACCAGGACACCCGCCTGGACGACTGGCTATTATACGTTATCGATTCACCCTGGGCAGGCGGCGCCCGCGGGCTGGCGCGGGGGCATATTTACAGCCGCGATGGCCGCTTAGTCTCCTCCACCGCTCAGGAAGGGCTAACGCGCTATTCACAAGACTAA
- a CDS encoding malic enzyme-like NAD(P)-binding protein yields the protein MTDANKQAALDYHAKPIPGKLSVELTKPTATARDLALAYSPGVAEPVREIAREAENAYRYTGKGNLVAVISDGSAILGLGNLGPLASKPVMEGKGVLFKCFAGINSVDIEVDAESPQAFIDTVARIADTWGGINLEDIKAPECFEIEKALIERCSIPVFHDDQHGTAIVTAAGMLNALDIAGKKIENVKIVCMGAGAAAIACMRLLVSCGASKENLIMLDRRGVIHTDREGINEYKAEFARDTEMRTLDDAIDNADVFIGLSGPGLLSAEQVKKMAPDPVIFACTNPDPEIHPDVAREVRPDVIMATGRSDFPNQVNNVLGFPFIFRGALDVRATRINEEMKLAAVHALKDLAREPVPQEVLDAYERTEMSFGREYIIPTPVDIRLLARVSSAVAQAAVDSGVARKPFPAHYPLQSINDVYGG from the coding sequence ATGACGGATGCAAATAAGCAGGCTGCTTTGGATTATCACGCGAAACCGATTCCCGGTAAGCTTTCGGTGGAGTTGACCAAACCCACCGCGACTGCACGGGATTTGGCGCTGGCGTATAGCCCAGGCGTGGCTGAGCCAGTGCGTGAAATTGCCCGGGAAGCTGAAAATGCCTACCGTTATACCGGTAAAGGTAACCTGGTCGCGGTTATTTCCGATGGCAGCGCTATTCTTGGTCTGGGTAATCTTGGCCCGCTAGCCAGCAAGCCGGTGATGGAAGGGAAAGGCGTGCTGTTCAAGTGCTTTGCTGGCATCAACTCAGTGGATATCGAAGTGGATGCGGAGAGCCCGCAGGCGTTTATCGATACCGTCGCGCGCATTGCCGATACCTGGGGCGGCATCAACCTTGAAGACATCAAGGCGCCGGAGTGTTTTGAAATTGAGAAAGCGCTGATTGAACGCTGCAGCATCCCGGTCTTCCACGATGACCAGCACGGCACCGCAATTGTGACAGCAGCCGGCATGCTTAATGCCTTGGATATCGCTGGCAAAAAAATTGAGAACGTCAAAATCGTTTGCATGGGTGCAGGGGCGGCGGCGATTGCCTGTATGCGGCTGCTGGTCTCATGTGGTGCAAGTAAAGAGAACTTGATAATGCTGGATCGGCGTGGCGTTATTCATACCGATCGCGAAGGTATCAATGAATATAAGGCTGAATTCGCCCGCGATACAGAGATGCGCACCTTAGACGATGCCATCGACAACGCTGACGTCTTTATCGGCCTGTCAGGCCCGGGGCTGCTCTCTGCTGAGCAGGTGAAGAAAATGGCGCCTGACCCGGTGATTTTTGCCTGCACCAACCCGGATCCGGAAATTCACCCTGACGTTGCCCGAGAAGTGCGCCCTGATGTGATCATGGCCACCGGCCGTTCGGACTTTCCCAACCAGGTCAACAACGTGCTGGGCTTCCCGTTTATCTTTCGCGGCGCTTTGGATGTTCGCGCCACGCGGATTAATGAAGAGATGAAGCTGGCCGCAGTGCATGCCTTGAAAGACCTGGCCCGTGAGCCGGTTCCTCAGGAGGTGCTGGACGCCTACGAGCGCACCGAAATGAGCTTTGGCCGCGAGTACATCATTCCCACGCCGGTCGATATCCGACTGCTGGCACGGGTCTCTTCGGCGGTAGCGCAAGCCGCGGTTGATTCTGGTGTCGCCCGTAAGCCTTTCCCTGCACACTACCCGCTGCAGTCAATTAACGACGTCTATGGCGGCTAA
- the rpmE gene encoding 50S ribosomal protein L31, producing the protein MRQGIHPNYNTVTASCSCGATFQVGTTSGQDFSLDVCSNCHPFYTGKQKQATTGGRVERFNKRFGAAVKRG; encoded by the coding sequence ATGAGACAAGGTATTCACCCGAATTACAACACGGTCACCGCCAGCTGTTCTTGCGGCGCCACTTTCCAAGTAGGCACGACCTCTGGTCAAGACTTCTCTTTGGATGTGTGCTCTAACTGCCACCCGTTCTACACTGGTAAGCAGAAGCAAGCGACCACTGGTGGCCGCGTAGAGCGCTTCAACAAGCGCTTCGGCGCTGCTGTTAAGCGCGGCTAA